Proteins from a genomic interval of Capsicum annuum cultivar UCD-10X-F1 chromosome 4, UCD10Xv1.1, whole genome shotgun sequence:
- the LOC107867540 gene encoding endoplasmic reticulum-Golgi intermediate compartment protein 3 isoform X1 has product MDSFISKIRNLDAYPKINEDFYSRTLSGGVITVASSIIMTLLFISELRLYLHAVTATKLVVDTSRGETLRINFDITFPSLACSILSVDAMDISGEQHLDIRHDIIKKRIDALGNVIETRKEGIGAPTIDRPLQRHGGRLEHNETYCGSCYGAEGSDDHCCNTCEDVREAYRKKGWALTNPDEIDQCKREGFLEKVKLEEGEGCNMYGFLEVNKVAGNFHFAPGKSFQQSNVHVHDLLTFQKDSYNISHKINRLTYGEYFPGVVNPLDGVTWTQETPHGMYQYFIKVVPTVYTDVSGHTIQSNQFSVTEHFKGADVGRFQSIPGVFFFYDLSPIKVTFTEQHVSFLHFLTNVCAIVGGVFTVSGILDSFIYHGQKAIKKKMELGKFS; this is encoded by the exons atgGATAGTTTTATTAGTAAAATACGAAATTTGGATGCGTATCCGAAGATCAACGAGGATTTCTACAGCAGAACACTTTCCGGTGGTGTTATTACCGTTGCTTCATCAATTATCATGACCTTGCTTTTCATCTCTGAGCTCC GATTATATCTTCACGCAGTTACTGCGACAAAACTTGTTGTGGATACTTCAAGAGGAGAAACACTGCGCATCAAT TTTGATATCACTTTTCCATCACTTGCGTGCTCGATTCTCAGTGTTGATGCCATGGATATCAGTGGAGAGCAACATCTTGACATT AGACATGACATCATCAAGAAAAGAATTGATGCTCTCGGAAATGTTATTGAGACAAGGAAGGAGGGCATTGGCGCTCCTACG ATTGATAGACCCTTGCAAAGGCATGGAGGAAGACTTGAGCACAACGAAACATATTGTGGTTCATGCTATGGTGCTGAAGGG TCAGATGATCATTGTTGTAACACCTGTGAAGATGTTCGTGAAGCCTATCGAAAGAAAGGTTGGGCATTGACAAACCCAGATGAAATTGACCAG TGTAAAAGAGAGGGTTTCCTAGAAAAGGTCAAATTGGAAGAAGGTGAAGGATGCAATATGTATGGGTTCCTGGAGGTCAATAAAGTGGCTGGAAATTTCCACTTTGCACCTGGGAAGAGTTTTCAGCAGTCAAATGTTCATGTCCATGATTTGCTTACGTTTCAGAAGGACAGTTATAAC ATTAGTCACAAGATCAATAGATTAACTTATGGAGAATACTTCCCAGGTGTTGTGAATCCTCTTGATGG AGTGACATGGACACAAGAAACACCTCACGGCATGTATCAGTATTTTATCAAG GTGGTACCTACAGTATATACAGATGTCAGTGGGCATACCATCCAGTCAAATCAG TTCTCTGTAACTGAACATTTTAAAGGCGCGGATGTTGGCCGTTTTCAGTCTATTCCTGGTGTTTTCTTCTTCTATGACCTTTCACCAATCAAG GTGACATTCACTGAGCAACACGTGTCATTTTTACACTTTTTGACGAATGTCTGTGCTATAGTTGGAG
- the LOC107867540 gene encoding endoplasmic reticulum-Golgi intermediate compartment protein 3 isoform X2, whose product MDSFISKIRNLDAYPKINEDFYSRTLSGGVITVASSIIMTLLFISELRLYLHAVTATKLVVDTSRGETLRINFDITFPSLACSILSVDAMDISGEQHLDIRHDIIKKRIDALGNVIETRKEGIGAPTIDRPLQRHGGRLEHNETYCGSCYGAEGSDDHCCNTCEDVREAYRKKGWALTNPDEIDQCKREGFLEKVKLEEGEGCNMYGFLEVNKVAGNFHFAPGKSFQQSNVHVHDLLTFQKDSYNVVPTVYTDVSGHTIQSNQFSVTEHFKGADVGRFQSIPGVFFFYDLSPIKVTFTEQHVSFLHFLTNVCAIVGGVFTVSGILDSFIYHGQKAIKKKMELGKFS is encoded by the exons atgGATAGTTTTATTAGTAAAATACGAAATTTGGATGCGTATCCGAAGATCAACGAGGATTTCTACAGCAGAACACTTTCCGGTGGTGTTATTACCGTTGCTTCATCAATTATCATGACCTTGCTTTTCATCTCTGAGCTCC GATTATATCTTCACGCAGTTACTGCGACAAAACTTGTTGTGGATACTTCAAGAGGAGAAACACTGCGCATCAAT TTTGATATCACTTTTCCATCACTTGCGTGCTCGATTCTCAGTGTTGATGCCATGGATATCAGTGGAGAGCAACATCTTGACATT AGACATGACATCATCAAGAAAAGAATTGATGCTCTCGGAAATGTTATTGAGACAAGGAAGGAGGGCATTGGCGCTCCTACG ATTGATAGACCCTTGCAAAGGCATGGAGGAAGACTTGAGCACAACGAAACATATTGTGGTTCATGCTATGGTGCTGAAGGG TCAGATGATCATTGTTGTAACACCTGTGAAGATGTTCGTGAAGCCTATCGAAAGAAAGGTTGGGCATTGACAAACCCAGATGAAATTGACCAG TGTAAAAGAGAGGGTTTCCTAGAAAAGGTCAAATTGGAAGAAGGTGAAGGATGCAATATGTATGGGTTCCTGGAGGTCAATAAAGTGGCTGGAAATTTCCACTTTGCACCTGGGAAGAGTTTTCAGCAGTCAAATGTTCATGTCCATGATTTGCTTACGTTTCAGAAGGACAGTTATAAC GTGGTACCTACAGTATATACAGATGTCAGTGGGCATACCATCCAGTCAAATCAG TTCTCTGTAACTGAACATTTTAAAGGCGCGGATGTTGGCCGTTTTCAGTCTATTCCTGGTGTTTTCTTCTTCTATGACCTTTCACCAATCAAG GTGACATTCACTGAGCAACACGTGTCATTTTTACACTTTTTGACGAATGTCTGTGCTATAGTTGGAG